In Patescibacteria group bacterium, the DNA window CCACGCCGCTGGTCTTTTTCAATTCTGAAGTTTACGCTTCGACCTCAACTGCGACTTTTATTTCGACGCCGATATCTATTACCAGCCCGGGCCCAAAAACTTATAAAGTCCAGATGTATTCCACTCTTTCCACCGGCTACCTCGACCAAGCCAGAATTCGGATTGTGACGCAATAGATGTTTCCCGCTTTACGCCCTTCGTGAATGTCGGTACAATGGCGATATGGCGAGAAAGAATACTACCGGCCAACCTTTAAACAGTAACAAAGTGTGGGGATTTTTGGCTCTTTGCGGGGCGCTAACCACTATTATGTTGGCAATCAATTTTTGGTATAACCCAGCCAAAAAATTGCCGGAGTCAACGGTAAACGACTATTATCCGGCCGCAGTGTTTAAGATTCCCGAAGAAGTTTTGAAAGAACGAATCGCGACCCAATCTGCCCAGACAATGCGAATTCCCATTATAATGTACCACTACATCGAATATGTCGACAAAACCAAAGATCCGGGGAGATTTAATTTGGCCACCGCGCCGGCAGTTTTGGGAAAAGAGGTTTCTTCATTAAAATCAGCTAATTACCATTTTCTTTTCGCCAGGGAAGTGCCGGATATCTTGGCGGCGAAACAGGCAATGCCGCAAAAGCCGGTAGTTTTGACTTTTGATGACGGTTATGAAGATTTTTATTACAATGCGCTGCCGATTCTCAAAAAATATAACGCGAAAGGGACGATTTACATAATTGTCGATTTTATCGGCCGGCCGGGGTATCTTACCTTGAAGGAACTGGAAAAAATTCGGGATAGCGGGGTAGTAGAAATCGGGGCGCATACTCTGCATCACGCCTATCTTAAAGGCCTAAATATTAATACTGCCAAGAGAGAGATTGTTGGCAGCAAGACGAAACTTGAAAGCCTATTGGGGATCGGAGTGCCGTCGCTGGCCTATCCTTACGGCGCGTTTTCTCAAGATACCATTAATATTACTAAAGCGGCCGGGTTCACCAATGCGGTGTCCGTCATCCCCGGGGTGAATCAATCAATGGATAATGAGTATTATCTCTATCGCCTTCGCCCCGGCTACCTGGGTTACGCTAACCCGGCCAAAAGTTTGGATAATTACAAATAACTAACTGTACCGCAGCTTGTATACCCTTAAATCGATTCCTGACGGAAAAACTTTGTCTTCGAGAAGTTTATAGTGGGTGTCCATGTAGTTTCTGATCCGGGATTCATAGCCCTGATCATAGGACAAAACAAGAAATAAACGGTTATAAATCTGGCTGTAGCTGGCCAATTGGGACTGCATGCTATTTACGGTAAACGGCGGGGTCGGACCGACAGCATATTGGTCCCAAAGGGGAATGGTGACAATCTTTGTGTGTCCTGTATAAGAGTATTCCAGCGGGTAAATTGTGAACGGGGCAGAAACGGCAATAATGTCTTGGGGGGCAGCGTTTTGATCCAGAAAATTGCTGACTTGTTGATAATCCTCTTTAACCGGCGTGTTGACGGAAAAGTTTTGCACCAGAAGAAGGCCGACCATGATGACCAAAAGGATAGTCGTAAAAAGCCGGGATAAGCCGGCCGGAAAATTTTCCAAAGCCCACGCCAGAAGAAAAAATAAAGTAGGCAAAACGAAAATCAGATATCGGGCCAGAAAAATCGGGCGAATAAAAGAAAGCAGAAAGGTAAGAATGATCGGAAGGAAAGATAAAAGCATAAAATAATCGATTTCCCGGGCGTGGTTAAGTTGGGGCCGGTTGGTGAAAACTAATAACATGAACAGAACGATAAGGGGCCAGAAAGAAACCAGAACCCCGGTAACCACCGGATTTTGAAAACCAAAAAGGAAACTGATCAGGGTTTCAAAAATATTAAAAGTTGTCGGTGTGGGGATGACCGGTTGAGTGGCGGCTGCCAGGCCGTTGATGAAGACATAAACGGCCCAAGGAAGAAAGCCAAAACCGGTTAGGAATAACAGTCCGAAAAATTTCAAAAATAAATTCCGATGCCGGATAATGGCATAAAGAAACTGGGTTAACAGGACGAAAAAGAAAAAGTAATGGGTAAAAGTTCCGATAACTGCGGATAACACAAACCCTAGTTTTCCTGTTTGCCCCCGGGTTCTTAAAAATTGCAAATAATAAATATTGTTTATCGTAGTAACTAGAGTAAAAAGAGTGTAAGTTCTGGTTTCGTTGCTGTACCACAGAACAAAAGGCGAAAGGGCGAAAAGAGCGACTGTTAGAAAGGCGATTCGGGTGTTACTGGCTTCTTTAAACAAAATATAAATTGCGCCTAGGGTCAGCAGAAAAAAGATCAGTGATAAGGTTCGGGTAGCGTCCAGGCTGGTACCAAAAACCTGGACCCAAAAATGCAGGAGAAGATTATAAAGCGGCGGGTTCACATCCTGAGACTGGAGATACAAAATGTCTCTGACGGATTTAGTTGAGACCCAAATAGATTGGGATTCATCCAGCCGGATTGACTGAGAATATAGGGAGAAGGAACTGATTAACACGGAAAAAAGAACGATTAAAAGAAATCCTACCGGAACTGAAAAGATTCTCTTAAGCATAATTTTCCAGCTTGCTAATTTTTTGGGACGGCTTTGGAGTCCAGAGTTTGTCCCAGGTATAAGCGGCGCGGATAAAAGGAATAAAAGTGACAACATTAAAAGCGGCCCAGGCGATGTTGGTGGCGACTGACGGGTCAAATCCCTCCCGGTGGATCGCTACCGCCACTGCGATCGCGGCCAAAAATATATAAACTAAATGCGGGTAGGCCAGGAAAAGAAAATTGCCGGTTTGGGCGGTTTTGGGGGTGACAGAAAAAGCGGTTTTTTGCCGCAAAAGCACCGCTTTTAAAGCTAGAAGGTACCCAGTCCAATTGGAGAGACCAAAAGAATTGGCCCGGAAAGTAAAACTGCCGCCGGAAACCACAAGCAGCGTGTAAAGCTGCAGAGCCATGTAGGGGATGAAAAAAATGGCGAAAGTCGTAGTCATAGCATGGACCGGTTCCAGGCCGGTAAACAAAAAAATCAAAGGCATGACTATATCCACAAAAATTACCGGCCCGCCAAGGTAAAAAGCGGCCGAAGACAGATATTGCAGTTTTTGCTGCCAGGTTAAACCTCTTTTAAGTATCGGGTTTTGGCCAAAAGCTACCTCCAGCGACCCTCTGGCCCAACGCAGCTGTTGTTTGAAATATGAGGACAAATCTTCCGGAGCCAAACCGGTGGCCAAAACTTCAGGAAGGTAGTATGACAGATAACCTTGCTGATGGATTCTGATAGAAGTTAAAAAATCCTCAGCAATATTGTCTTCAGCCATACCGCCGACATTCGTTAAAGCTGACCGGGCAATGGCGACATTAGTGCCGCAGATGAAAGCAGCATTGTCCCGGTCTTTACCACGCATGATTGGTCCGAAAAATAACTCCTGCTGTTCCCAGGCGCTGGTGGTGACATAATTTTTTTCCCAATTGCGGTAATACTGGGGTGTCTGAACGAAACCAACCCGGCGATCAATAAAAAACGGAATGGTTTTTTGAAGAAATGCAGGGCTCGGAGCCATGTCGGCATCGAAAATAACCACAATCGGGGCGGCAGTCTGGCGCAAGGCGTTATTAATGTTGCCCGCTTTCGCTCCTGGGTTGGTCGGCCGCATAATGTGATTTACTCCAAGTTCGGTTGCCAAAAGTTCTACCTCTTTCCAATTGTCTTTTTTAAGGGCGAAACCGTCATTGAGAATATAAGTTTTAAAGTTTGGATAATTCATATTTTTGGCAGCCAAAATAGTTTGCCGGACAATTTCCGTCGGTTCGCCGGCGACGGTAATAAAAACATCAACCGGCGGAGAGAATTCTTTGGTTTGGGCGAAAGGAGCGGTTTCACGCCGGTTATTTTTTGCCGGCCAAAGAGTGTACCAAAAAGTCCAAGCCATAAAGACATGGTAAATTTCTCCGATTAGAAGTAACGAAAACAAAATCGGATTGCCGATTACTCCTGGGGTGAACCACCAAGAGAGGTAGAGAAGAGCCATAAAAAAATTGATTATCAGCAGCTCTTTAGCTACCGGGCGGTAAGGAATCTCGTTCATTTAAAAAGGAATTAAATATTGGTTATAGAGTCCCGCACCAAACCAGAGCCAGTTTTGGTCATAGTAAGGCAATGTGGACACGAATGAATTGGTGTCGTTAGAATAAAGTTTCAGGATTTTGTCCTCATACATTTTTTTGGCAAGACCCGGATTAGTAAGAAGAAAATATCCTTCAGCGGTAGCATACATTGCGGGACTTTCGTCAGCGTTAATAACGGTGCCGTCATGGGCGTAGGTTGCCGCCAGTTTTCCGGTTGTCTGATAGTCAGTCGAAAGTTTTTGAAAATGGCTGGTTAAAAAACTTTGGGCCCGGGGCTCTTTATTCCATTGCCAGTCTAAATTAATTCGCCAGGGAATCCGCATGGCGTCGAAAGAATAATTATTATCTAATTGGGAAATACCAGGACTGACCAGGTCATTATTAAACCGGTTCACGGCGATCCAGTCGGGGGGAAGTCCGGAATTGGGGTCAGCGCTTTTTTCCAAAAGCTGATAGGCGGGAGTAATCAAACTGTTCCAGTCGTGTTTAGTGTCTACTTGGGCAAAAATCCGCCAGGCATAAGGAGCAAAATATGAGGGATTAATAATCAGCCGGTCAGGGTTTTGAGCCCAGTTGCCGGCGACAACATATCTGGTTCCGGCCGAAGTAGTGGCAGTGTCAATCTTCCAAAGATCGGGCAAAATGGCATTGGCAGCATTGAGATAGGGTTGCTCCCGCCAGCGGCGATTTGCCAAGATTAGTGCCAAAGCTATGTCCGTATCCGCGTCTGAAGCGCTGTTGTCTCCGCCGCCGTCTAAAAAGCCAAAACCGCCGCTGGTTCGCTGACCCCAGCGCCAGCCGAAAAGATTATCCCCCGGACGTTTCAAATTTTGGCTGGTCCATTTCCAGCACAAATCGAATTCGGCCTTATTGTCAACCCAGACAGAGCGCAGGAGACAATAACTTTGGCCTTCAGAAGTAGTTAGAGAACTTTGGGAATAGTCGATAACCCGGCCGTCACTGTTTATAAACTGGGTTTTGTATTTTTCCCAGGACGAGGTCATGATGACATTGCCGGAAAAGGTCCGCGGGATTTGAGAAGTTCGGGAATTGAAATACAGAACCCCCAGGAAGAGGCCTATTCCCAGAAGGATTGCCAGATAACCAAGAGATTTTTTCATAGGTCTACGGACGAATTAACAATAATCCGGCAGAAACCAGGCCGGTGGCTAACCCTAAAAGCAAAAGAGTGTAGGGCAAGGGCAAAGTGGCGCTCTGATAATACTGGCCGGGAAGTAAGCGGGAGAAAAGCAATAGTGGCGGACGGATTATTGAAAGCGCGCCGGAAGCCAGGCTTTTGACCACCGGATTGGGAATATTATTAATCTGGCTGGCCACAGCGGAAGTAATATCCGGCAGCGCGGCCGGGGAGCTGACCGGAGTTATCATCTGAGCCGTCGGTGTAGAGACGGCCGAGGGAGTGCTGATAATGGCTGCCGGAGGAGTTGCCGATGGGATGCTGGGCGCGGGGGTGGCGGTTAAAACCGGAGGGAAAATCAGTTGGGGGATAGCGGAACCGGTTGCCGGAGAAGCAGAGGGAGTGGCGGGGACGACAATTTTAACTTGGGTTTGGACAATTTTATACGGCGGGAGGGAATACGGCATGTTTTGATTGTGCGAAGTCCACATAAAAAGAAAATGAGAGGTGGGTAAGAAAGTGGGAAACAGACCGCCAGATCGGGCCAAATGAAATAAATTCCGCTTGGCTTGACACCGGAAAGAACCTCTGATAGGATGCCCCCTTGTTGTCTGTTCCGATTCGATTGGAATTTGCCTGATGAGAAAATTTCTCACCAGCGTCCTGCTTGCGGCTGCCCTTATTTTTGCAGGCGGACCATATATAGTTTTGGCAACCGGCGTTACCTGGTCAAACTGGTCCTGGGGAAGCCAAGTCAGTGATATTAACGCCAATCCGATTTCCTGGACACCAGGCGGTTGGGGCGGGCTGTATCTTCATACCGATACCGCCATCGATCCGAAAGCCGCCGCTTCTTTTAACTTCACGATTAATAATGTTCCCAATGGTGAGAAAATCCGGGCTTTCTTCTATGACCAAAATAATAATCAACTGCCGCAACTGGCTGAAATTTCTTCTTCCGGTGATTATAACTACCCGATAAATAATCCCATCAAGGGTTTTGCTCTTCAGGAGGGCACCGGAAATAACCAACCAACAATAACAGTCAGTAACATTAATTTGCCGGCGCCGGCCTCGACGCAAGATACCTCGAATACGACTAATACCTCAAATACGGCAAGCAACGCCACTTATTCAGATTTTTCCTCCTGGCAAAACTGGTCCTGGAACGGTCAGGCCAATATCGGCTCCACCATTACTTTCCAGTCCGGAGGCCAGTGGGCGGGATTGTACTTACACTCTGACACGGGGATTAATACTGGCGGTTTCAACTATTTAAGTTTTAACGCTAAAGCTTCCCAACCGGGAGAAAAATATCGGGTTATTCTTTATGATGACAATAATCAAACAACAAACCTTGGCAACGCGATTGATAATCTCGACGGTTCGACAGTCAATATTGCCCTTTCCGATTTAAACGGGACCAACCGGGTGATCAAAGGCATTGTTTTTCAGGACATTGGAACGGTTCAGGGGATGCTGACGATCACCAATCTTACCATGATGGCCAATATTAATAATGCTATCCTTCCCGCGCCGGCGCCGCTGCCAATCTTTGCGCCGGCCGCGGCCAGGGGTAGCTATACAGTCAACAACGGCGGTATTTATCAGGGAAGCACCAAAATTAATTTGCATGGAATCAACTGGTTTGGTTTTGAAACCAGCACGAATGTGGTTCATGGTTTGTGGGCACGGGGCTATAAAGACATGATTTCCCAAATTAAATCTCTGGGCTTTAACGCTGTCCGGCTGCCGTATTGTCCCGCGAGTGTTCAAGGCGTAGCGACTACTTCTATCGATTATTCCAAAAACCCGGATCTGGCCGGCCTGAACAGCTTGCAGGTGATGGATAAGATCGTGAACGAAATGAGCAATCAGGGGATCTATGTTCTTTTGGATTCCCACCGGCCGGATTGTAATACTCAGTCAGAACTTTGGTACACCGGGTCCTACTCCGAACCCCAATGGATTAATGATCTGGTAACCCTGGCGAAAAGATACGCCGGTGTATCGAACTTCATCGGCCTGGATCTGAAAAATGAGCCGCATGGATCGGCTACTTGGGGTACAGGAAACAGCAGCACTGATTGGAATCTCGCGGCGGAAAAAGCAGGGAACGCAGTTCTGGCGGCAAACCCTAATATATTAGTATTCGTCGAGGGCATTGGCGATAACCCGACCTGCCAAGATTCTAACGGCCATTTCTGGGGCGGTAATTTGGCGCCGGTCAAATGCAAAACTTTAAACCTGCCTTCCAATAAATATGTTTATTCGCCCCATGTCTATGGCCCCGATGTTTCCTGGCAATCCTATTTTGGGGCGGGGGATTTTCCCAATAACATGCCCGCAATCTGGGACTCGCAGTGGGGCTACCTCGAGAGTACGAATGCTTTAGCACCGGGAGAATGGGGCGGAAAATATGGGACCAATGGCGGAAGTCCTGCGGATGTTACCTGGGAAAACGCTTTCGCCAAATACTTAACTTCCAAAGGTGTCTGTAGTTCGTTCTACTGGGATTTAAACCCGAATTCCGGCGACACGGGCGGAGTGTTGCAGGATGACTGGACTACACCCGTAAGCAGTAAAGTTTCACTTCTGCAAAACTACTTCAATTCCTGCCGCTAATCGGTTATATTAATTTCT includes these proteins:
- a CDS encoding glycosyl hydrolase family 8 gives rise to the protein MKKSLGYLAILLGIGLFLGVLYFNSRTSQIPRTFSGNVIMTSSWEKYKTQFINSDGRVIDYSQSSLTTSEGQSYCLLRSVWVDNKAEFDLCWKWTSQNLKRPGDNLFGWRWGQRTSGGFGFLDGGGDNSASDADTDIALALILANRRWREQPYLNAANAILPDLWKIDTATTSAGTRYVVAGNWAQNPDRLIINPSYFAPYAWRIFAQVDTKHDWNSLITPAYQLLEKSADPNSGLPPDWIAVNRFNNDLVSPGISQLDNNYSFDAMRIPWRINLDWQWNKEPRAQSFLTSHFQKLSTDYQTTGKLAATYAHDGTVINADESPAMYATAEGYFLLTNPGLAKKMYEDKILKLYSNDTNSFVSTLPYYDQNWLWFGAGLYNQYLIPF
- a CDS encoding glycosyltransferase, with the protein product MNEIPYRPVAKELLIINFFMALLYLSWWFTPGVIGNPILFSLLLIGEIYHVFMAWTFWYTLWPAKNNRRETAPFAQTKEFSPPVDVFITVAGEPTEIVRQTILAAKNMNYPNFKTYILNDGFALKKDNWKEVELLATELGVNHIMRPTNPGAKAGNINNALRQTAAPIVVIFDADMAPSPAFLQKTIPFFIDRRVGFVQTPQYYRNWEKNYVTTSAWEQQELFFGPIMRGKDRDNAAFICGTNVAIARSALTNVGGMAEDNIAEDFLTSIRIHQQGYLSYYLPEVLATGLAPEDLSSYFKQQLRWARGSLEVAFGQNPILKRGLTWQQKLQYLSSAAFYLGGPVIFVDIVMPLIFLFTGLEPVHAMTTTFAIFFIPYMALQLYTLLVVSGGSFTFRANSFGLSNWTGYLLALKAVLLRQKTAFSVTPKTAQTGNFLFLAYPHLVYIFLAAIAVAVAIHREGFDPSVATNIAWAAFNVVTFIPFIRAAYTWDKLWTPKPSQKISKLENYA
- a CDS encoding polysaccharide deacetylase family protein: MARKNTTGQPLNSNKVWGFLALCGALTTIMLAINFWYNPAKKLPESTVNDYYPAAVFKIPEEVLKERIATQSAQTMRIPIIMYHYIEYVDKTKDPGRFNLATAPAVLGKEVSSLKSANYHFLFAREVPDILAAKQAMPQKPVVLTFDDGYEDFYYNALPILKKYNAKGTIYIIVDFIGRPGYLTLKELEKIRDSGVVEIGAHTLHHAYLKGLNINTAKREIVGSKTKLESLLGIGVPSLAYPYGAFSQDTINITKAAGFTNAVSVIPGVNQSMDNEYYLYRLRPGYLGYANPAKSLDNYK
- a CDS encoding glycoside hydrolase family 5 protein, translated to MRKFLTSVLLAAALIFAGGPYIVLATGVTWSNWSWGSQVSDINANPISWTPGGWGGLYLHTDTAIDPKAAASFNFTINNVPNGEKIRAFFYDQNNNQLPQLAEISSSGDYNYPINNPIKGFALQEGTGNNQPTITVSNINLPAPASTQDTSNTTNTSNTASNATYSDFSSWQNWSWNGQANIGSTITFQSGGQWAGLYLHSDTGINTGGFNYLSFNAKASQPGEKYRVILYDDNNQTTNLGNAIDNLDGSTVNIALSDLNGTNRVIKGIVFQDIGTVQGMLTITNLTMMANINNAILPAPAPLPIFAPAAARGSYTVNNGGIYQGSTKINLHGINWFGFETSTNVVHGLWARGYKDMISQIKSLGFNAVRLPYCPASVQGVATTSIDYSKNPDLAGLNSLQVMDKIVNEMSNQGIYVLLDSHRPDCNTQSELWYTGSYSEPQWINDLVTLAKRYAGVSNFIGLDLKNEPHGSATWGTGNSSTDWNLAAEKAGNAVLAANPNILVFVEGIGDNPTCQDSNGHFWGGNLAPVKCKTLNLPSNKYVYSPHVYGPDVSWQSYFGAGDFPNNMPAIWDSQWGYLESTNALAPGEWGGKYGTNGGSPADVTWENAFAKYLTSKGVCSSFYWDLNPNSGDTGGVLQDDWTTPVSSKVSLLQNYFNSCR
- a CDS encoding glycosyltransferase family 39 protein, yielding MLKRIFSVPVGFLLIVLFSVLISSFSLYSQSIRLDESQSIWVSTKSVRDILYLQSQDVNPPLYNLLLHFWVQVFGTSLDATRTLSLIFFLLTLGAIYILFKEASNTRIAFLTVALFALSPFVLWYSNETRTYTLFTLVTTINNIYYLQFLRTRGQTGKLGFVLSAVIGTFTHYFFFFVLLTQFLYAIIRHRNLFLKFFGLLFLTGFGFLPWAVYVFINGLAAATQPVIPTPTTFNIFETLISFLFGFQNPVVTGVLVSFWPLIVLFMLLVFTNRPQLNHAREIDYFMLLSFLPIILTFLLSFIRPIFLARYLIFVLPTLFFLLAWALENFPAGLSRLFTTILLVIMVGLLLVQNFSVNTPVKEDYQQVSNFLDQNAAPQDIIAVSAPFTIYPLEYSYTGHTKIVTIPLWDQYAVGPTPPFTVNSMQSQLASYSQIYNRLFLVLSYDQGYESRIRNYMDTHYKLLEDKVFPSGIDLRVYKLRYS